The genomic DNA TCAAATgtacaaataaaagaaaaaatagagaatTATTTGAGTGGTACAGCTGTTGCTGATGGTTAGTTTCATCAACCACAAATGATAGATCTTTTTCAATCCTCCTTCATTGGCCAAAGATTTTGCATGCTAAAATCTTCACCCAACTCAATATCCTTCAAACATTTACTTGCattaagtttttctttccttgcggCCAGGAGCATTAATATAAGTTAGCAAAGCTGTTTAAGATGAAAAGCAGTTCATAATGCCACTTTCACTGAAATATATCCATTCCATTGAATTTTAAACTCTTGTTTCATCACTCACGCTTCGCTGTCCATTGCAGTTTCATCTGTGGAATCATCTGGAAGTGGgtgtgggggtgggggtgggggtgacTGTGTCTCATCCATAGGTACAATAAGGTTCTCTTTTGCCATCAAATCATACTTTAGAACATAAGTTGTAAACCTTTTGCATAAGAGAGTCTCATTCTGcagataaaaaacaaagaaacttagAAAACTTGCATATATTGAATGATCCTCAATCAGTAGACTGGTCCAGGCATAGTTACCCAAATGTAGGAAAATACACTTGTAAATGGCATGATTGCAGTGAAATGTGGGATGTTTGGGTTGGGAACCACATTTCCGCTTTACCACTACTCAAACACCATTGATTATTGCATGTCATTTTACTGACTGAAAACCTGGACCAGGGTGACTATCTTTTTTGAATAACATTTGGACATAAAGACACTGACAAACCTGGAGAGATCACTGATTACAAAAAGGTTGATCTCCCTTCATAGAAacacttgttttcttttctttctgaaggatctttgcaatattttaaagataaatgtTTTACTGAATATGGCTGAGAAAAATTACTATAAGAAACAGATCTGGGAATTTCATAAAATATGTATATAATTCCCCTTCAATTTGGtgcatttattttgttgtgAACTTGAGTGCTGCAAAAATTAGAACTGTAAAGTATACTTAGGAATACTAACAGACTCAAATTACCTCAAACTCATCATAAATACTCCTATGGTGAAAGTAAGCATGTGAAAATATTCGGTAGACACGACGACAAACTGATCCCAGTTTAGCCACAGAAGATTCCTTGATGCTCACTCTGGAAAGATAAAATGGGATGGGATGCTGCTTCATTGTGGGCAACAGGAGGTAATGTCTGCTTCAGGATGGACTGCTATCCCCTTCCCCACTTAAGCATCTCATCAAATTTCACTGACATGTCACCAGTACTCATATTTACTCCTAGATAGAAGTAGGTACTATCAAAGTAAAGTATCTTGCTCAAGAACACAGCACAAAGACCAGCCCTGAACTTGAACCTGAACCCACACCTCTGAACTAAGGGTCCCATCTTGAATCCATTAGGCCACAGTACCTCCCAATCAACAGCACAACAAATCAGTATATAGAGCTCTTTGTACATTTGTGATGGGagaataaaaaagcaaaaataacagCGAAACATGCCATGAGAGAAAAATGAAGAGTAGCTTCCTGACTAGCTTACTTACAGTTGTCAGCTTGGCAGATGCTGCATGCAAGAGAAACAGAGCTCCAAAAATGAGACTTCGTCTGTGCAAAAACAGATTGAAGAGCTCTCTCTTGTTCCACTGGTGTACGAGCATGATAattaaaagggagaaaaaaatgacaataccTGCTTGGAAAGTACTTGTTGCTGTTCAGCAAAGATGCTGCACCATCCAGAGTATGCCGTGTGTAATCAATAGCTGGACACTGTTGAGGAGAACGCAGCTTTAAatcaacaaataaaatcaatcaAGCAATCATTTagtgagtcagtgagtgagtcaatcaatcaatgcaTCAGTCATTCAATCTGTCAgtgagtcaatcagtcaatcaatcaatctgtCAGTCAATCttccaatcaatcaatcagttagTCTGTCAATCCATGAATCAATGAATGATTACATTATCAGGATCTTTTGTAACAATGTGGATGTTCTTATCCGACTATTCCAGTTTCCTCAGGAAATCAAGAGaaccaatcacaaaaaaaataacaacaacctCAATAGCTTTTGAGAATGTCTCACCTCTCTGGGGGTTTTGTGTGCAGCACATAAGAATATCCACTGCTCTGTGGCGGTCATTTGTGTGCAGGTTGAAGGAGTACAGTCGGACTAAAGTAAACAACAGTCAGTGAAAAAGGTCAGCAAACATTTTGCTTTGCagatttgcttgaaaatgtctttttttttttagactgtTTTACTCTTTGGGTGATAATTGTCTCCTGGTCCATTTGAACAGTTCATTATGGCTATGTCAAGTAAACCATTGACAAACAAATGATCTCAACTTGTCTGCTCTTTATTAACATTTTGTATTAAAAGGGTATAGggaatttcaatttatttttacaaatacaaacaaaagccttttagCATTGATACTTTCTCTTTGACTCTCATAATTCATAGGCCTGATATTGTACTCATCATTTGAGGAGAATTTAATTCTCCAGTGCTGAAGTTACCTGAAGTCTGACAGCCAATCCATTGAGTTCCATACAAAACTGCCTCAGATGTTCATATTTCCACACTCCTTCATCTTGTCCCTCCGGGGACTCTAAAATTGCTTCTATATTTGTATAATCTGCTCGGATCTGTTGCTGAATATACTAAGCACAGTAATAAAAGGATAGTTAAACATA from Pocillopora verrucosa isolate sample1 chromosome 10, ASM3666991v2, whole genome shotgun sequence includes the following:
- the LOC131799203 gene encoding MOB-like protein phocein; its protein translation is MATVDVITTIIRRNRPGTKAADMYGWPDEPFEEMDSTLAVQQYIQQQIRADYTNIEAILESPEGQDEGVWKYEHLRQFCMELNGLAVRLQSDCTPSTCTQMTATEQWIFLCAAHKTPRECPAIDYTRHTLDGAASLLNSNKYFPSRVSIKESSVAKLGSVCRRVYRIFSHAYFHHRSIYDEFENETLLCKRFTTYVLKYDLMAKENLIVPMDETQSPPPPPPHPLPDDSTDETAMDSEA